The Halobacteria archaeon AArc-dxtr1 region TCCTCACCGCCATGGGACTCGCCATCATCCTGATCGCGTTCCGTGGGTACCGACGCAATCGGAGCCGGCCGATGCTGTTTATCGCGCTCGGGTTCGCTGCGATCGTGCTTCCGGAAGTGCTCGTCCTCATCGTCTCCGTGTTCGTCGAGCAGATTCCGGAGTTCCTGGCGATCACCACGATTCAGCTGACGAACGTCTTCGCCTTTGCCTGCATCCTGTACGCGATCACGATGGAGCCGTAGTCGGCCGGGGGCGAGGGAGCAGGCGAGAGGTTGATTAGCGTCGCCCCGATACGACGGCCATGGATCCGGCGGTACTGCGCGAGGATATGGTCGACGGGCTGGAGTCGTCGGCGAAAA contains the following coding sequences:
- a CDS encoding DUF5985 family protein, with the protein product MTLQTPSLELTFELAVQWTLIAVLTAMGLAIILIAFRGYRRNRSRPMLFIALGFAAIVLPEVLVLIVSVFVEQIPEFLAITTIQLTNVFAFACILYAITMEP